In Notamacropus eugenii isolate mMacEug1 chromosome 1, mMacEug1.pri_v2, whole genome shotgun sequence, one genomic interval encodes:
- the LOC140518407 gene encoding protocadherin gamma-A7 isoform X27 — translation MATVRRFHGCRTQMLLCLVLGILLQSCATHISYSVPEEMDKGSFVGDIAKDLELTAHELSERGARIVSRGKMQHFVLNFRSGSLVTADRIDREELCPGTSKCFLNLDILLEDKANIYGVDVEITDINDNKPYFRAEEVEVKVSEIAAPGMRFPLPEAFDSDVGVNSVQSYQLNPNHHFSLHLQSGTDGAKYPELVLEQVLDREEEPVHHLILTASDGGNPVRSGTARVRVTVVDFNDNAPVFTQSVYSVSVPESVPERTLLVTVTATDADEGVNGEVTYSFRKIAERTSKIFQMDTITGEISTTENLDYEESALHEMEIQAEDGPGLLGKAKVLISVLDVNDNAPELSITSLTKSVSEDSLPGTVIALLNVHDRDSRENGRVMCSIPENLPFKLIKSYGNYYKLITVGALDREKVSLYNITVTATDWGTPPLSTDTYIPLHVADTNDNPPAFDQASYSVYIRENNPRGASIYSVIARDPDSEENGHVTYSIEEDILQGAPLSSYISINSDTGVLYALRSFDYEQLRDIQLLVIAQDDGDPPLSSNVSLTLFILDQNDNAPEILYPAFPTEDSTGVELAPRSAEPGYLVTKVVAVDGDTGQNAWLSYHLLKATEPGLFSVGLHTGEVRTVRAFLSKDTLKQNLVISVTDNGKPPLSATVSVTVAVADTIPEVLSDLNHLAVPEVPSESNLTFYLVLAVAAVSCLFFGFIIVLLMLRLCRWRASQLLRSGANHSASVPASEFIGIDGVQAFLQTHTQEVTVTMGSQKSQLLFPQHSYADTLICQKICEKNRPLSASQNLLEGKEDSNILQI, via the exons ATGGCTACTGTGCGGAGGTTCCACGGCTGCAGAACGCAGATGCTGCTTTGCCTTGTCCTGGGTATACTTTTGCAATCTTGTGCCACGCACATTAGCTACTCTGTGCCCGAAGAAATGGATAAGGGCTCTTTTGTGGGCGACATCGCCAAGGACCTGGAGCTGACTGCCCACGAGCTTTCGGAACGCGGAGCCCGCATTGTGTCCAGAGGTAAGATGCAGCATTTTGTTCTGAATTTCAGAAGTGGCAGTTTAGTCACTGCAGACAGAATAGACAGGGAAGAGCTTTGTCCCGGGACCTCAAAGTGTTTTTTGAATTTGGATATCCTTCTGGAGGACAAAGCGAATATTTATGGAGTAGATGTGGAAATAACTGATATCAATGATAACAAGCCCTACTTCCGGGCTGAAGAAGTGGAAGTAAAAGTCAGTGAAATCGCAGCTCCCGGAATGCGATTTCCCCTCCCAGAAGCATTTGATTCGGATGTGGGTGTGAACTCAGTCCAGAGCTACCAGCTGAACCCGAACCACCACTTCTCTCTGCATCTGCAAAGTGGAACAGATGGGGCCAAGTACCCGGAGCTGGTGCTGGAGCAGGTCCTGGACAGGGAGGAGGAGCCAGTTCACCATCTCATCCTCACAGCCTCGGACGGAGGAAATCCTGTCCGCTCAGGCACCGCGCGAGTCCGAGTGACTGTCGTTGATTTCAATGATAATGCTCCAGTGTTTACTCAATCCGTGTACAGCGTGAGTGTTCCAGAGAGTGTGCCAGAGAGAACGTTACTAGTCACCGTGACCGCCACCGACGCAGATGAAGGAGTCAATGGGGAAGTGACCTACTCTTTCAGGAAAATAGCTGAAAGAACCTCAAAGATCTTCCAAATGGACACTATCACAGGCGAAATATCAACGACGGAAAATCTAGATTATGAAGAATCTGCCTTACATGAGATGGAAATACAAGCCGAGGACGGACCTGGGCTTCTGGGGAAAGCTAAGGTCTTGATTTCAGTCTTGGATGTAAATGACAACGCTCCCGAACTGAGTATAACATCCCTCACGAAGTCAGTCTCTGAAGACTCTCTCCCAGGGACTGTAATTGCCCTTTTAAATGTGCATGATCGGGACTCTAGGGAGAATGGACGTGTAATGTGCTCCATACCCGAGAATCTGCCTTTCAAACTCATCAAATCTTATGGAAATTATTACAAATTGATAACAGTTGGAGCCCTGGACAGAGAGAAGGTCTCCCTGTATAATATCACTGTGACAGCTACAGACTGGGGCACCCCGCCCCTGTCCACGGACACTTACATCCCTCTGCACGTGGCAGACACTAATGACAACCCTCCTGCCTTCGATCAGGCATCCTACTCTGTGTACATCCGAGAAAACAATCCCAGAGGTGCCTCTATCTATTCTGTAATCGCTCGGGACCCGGACAGCGAAGAGAATGGCCATGTCACTTACTCCATTGAGGAAGATATTCTCCAGGGGGCTCCTCTCTCCTCCTACATCTCCATCAACTCTGACACTGGCGTTCTCTATGCTCTGCGTTCCTTCGATTACGAACAATTACGTGACATTCAACTGCTTGTGATTGCCCAAGATGATGGGGACCCGCCTCTCAGTAGCAACGTGTCTCTGACTCTTTTCATCCTGGATCAGAATGACAATGCCCCAGAAATCCTATACCCCGCATTCCCCACAGAAGATTCCACTGGAGTGGAGTTGGCTCCTCGCTCTGCAGAGCCAGGATATCTGGTgaccaaggtggtggcagtggaTGGAGATACAGGCCAAAATGCCTGGCTGTCCTACCATCTACTCAAGGCCACAGAACCAGGCCTCTTTTCTGTGGGCCTACACACAGGAGAGGTCAGGACTGTCCGAGCCTTTCTAAGCAAAGACACCTTAAAACAGAATCTGGTCATATCAGTCACAGATAATGGAAAGCCTCCCCTCTCTGCCACTGTTAGCGTCACGGTGGCTGTGGCTGACACCATCCCGGAAGTCCTCTCAGATCTCAACCACCTGGCTGTCCCTGAAGTCCCCAGTGAATCCAATCTCACTTTCTATCTGGTACTGGCTGTGGCTGCTGTGTCCTGTCTGTTCTTTGGCTTCATCATTGTTTTACTAATGCTCAGATTATGCAGATGGAGGGCTTCACAGCTGCTGAGATCAGGTGCTAATCATTCTGCCAGTGTTCCTGCTTCAGAATTTATTGGCATTGATGGAGTTCAAGCTTTTCTCCAGACACATACTCAAGAGGTTACTGTCACAATGGGCTCTCAGAAGAGCCAGTTGCTCTTTCCCCAACATTCCTATGCAGACACTTTAATATGTCAGAAAATTTGTGAGAAAAATAGACCTCTTTCAGCATCTCAGAATTTACTTGAAGGTAAAGAGGATTCTAATATACTCCAG ATATAA